From the Streptomyces syringium genome, one window contains:
- a CDS encoding lytic polysaccharide monooxygenase: MRMCHQAVRISLVGIAPLALVALTAGPATAHGSMTDPVSRVSACFAEGPEHPRSAACKAMVAAGGTQPLYDWNEVNIGDAAGRHRQIIPDGKLCSAGRAKYKGLDLPRADWPGSKLASGKHTFRYRATAPHRGTFELYLTKAGYDPKKPLKWADLEAKPFAKVTDPTLRNGSYVFDGTVPKRSGRHLVYSVWQRSDSPEAFYTCSDVDFGKKAPATGQQTKALAPAASAPSDAQITQAAGKSTVDHGGHGGDGPGDGGHGEGSLHAKSGPAEGGHGEKAQAGNGHEPRTAAKAANAPSAQGGRLAETGGDSRTAVLAVGGAGIVAVGAATVMLAARRRSARNHG; the protein is encoded by the coding sequence ATGCGCATGTGTCACCAGGCCGTACGGATATCCCTGGTCGGTATCGCACCCCTCGCCCTCGTCGCGCTGACCGCCGGACCGGCCACGGCGCACGGCTCCATGACGGATCCCGTCAGCCGTGTGTCCGCCTGTTTCGCCGAGGGGCCGGAGCATCCGCGCTCGGCCGCCTGCAAGGCGATGGTCGCCGCCGGTGGCACCCAGCCGCTCTACGACTGGAACGAGGTCAACATCGGCGACGCCGCCGGGCGCCACCGCCAGATCATCCCGGACGGCAAGCTGTGCAGCGCGGGACGCGCCAAGTACAAGGGGCTGGACCTGCCGCGCGCCGACTGGCCGGGGTCGAAACTGGCTTCGGGAAAGCACACCTTCCGCTACCGGGCGACGGCTCCGCACCGCGGCACGTTCGAGCTGTACCTCACCAAGGCCGGTTACGACCCGAAGAAGCCGCTGAAGTGGGCGGACCTGGAAGCGAAGCCGTTCGCCAAGGTCACCGACCCCACGCTGAGGAACGGGAGCTACGTCTTCGACGGCACGGTTCCGAAGAGGTCCGGCCGCCACCTGGTCTACAGCGTCTGGCAGCGCTCCGACAGCCCCGAGGCCTTCTACACCTGCTCCGACGTGGACTTCGGCAAGAAGGCTCCGGCGACAGGGCAACAGACAAAGGCCCTGGCACCGGCCGCGTCCGCGCCCAGCGACGCACAGATCACCCAGGCGGCCGGAAAGTCGACGGTCGACCACGGCGGACACGGTGGTGACGGACCCGGCGACGGCGGCCACGGAGAGGGCAGCCTGCATGCCAAGAGCGGGCCCGCCGAAGGCGGCCACGGCGAGAAGGCACAGGCGGGGAACGGGCACGAGCCCCGCACCGCGGCGAAGGCGGCGAACGCCCCGTCCGCCCAAGGCGGGCGTCTCGCCGAGACCGGCGGCGACAGCCGTACGGCAGTGCTGGCCGTCGGCGGCGCCGGGATCGTGGCGGTCGGTGCCGCCACTGTGATGCTGGCCGCGCGACGACGCTCCGCGCGCAACCACGGCTGA
- a CDS encoding glycoside hydrolase family 18 protein: MGSSAHRRRVSRKAKLVGIGIAVTLATGAAFTLTGTASAASVGAAFSRTNTWAGGYTGQFVVTNDTAKELPHWTLTFELPEGTKITSLWNGKHTVSGRSVTVEPESWNGTIAPGKSVTVGFVAAGEGTAGGPVKCRINNGKCSPDDSPGPRPTTGPTSGTTSRPTSKPSSKPSSKPSQPQPTASSPAPGGKSAAAFSPYVDTLLHPAYDLLGTAKKTGVKNFNLAFITSGGGCTPKWGGVSDLGSNPVAQQIGPLRQAGGNVRVSFGGAAGSELGLACSSAGELAAAYGKVVDAFKLTKVDFDVEGSALPDTAANTRRAQAIALLQKKHPGLDVSFTLPVMPTGLTQDGVNLVENAKKNGVSISTVNIMAMDYGASFDGDMGQYAIDAATATQAQVKGVLGLSDKAAWKAVAVTPMIGVNDVATEIFKVDDAAQLVAFGRSKGLGWLSMWSATRDKQCPGGAQNSASATCSSILQDEFAFTKALAALQS; encoded by the coding sequence ATGGGTTCCTCCGCACATCGCCGACGAGTGAGCCGCAAGGCGAAGCTGGTCGGTATCGGCATCGCCGTGACGCTGGCGACGGGCGCCGCGTTCACGCTGACCGGTACGGCCAGCGCCGCGTCCGTCGGTGCGGCCTTCTCCCGGACCAACACCTGGGCAGGCGGCTACACCGGGCAGTTCGTGGTCACCAATGACACGGCCAAGGAGCTGCCGCACTGGACGTTGACGTTCGAGCTGCCTGAAGGCACGAAGATCACCTCACTGTGGAACGGCAAGCACACGGTCAGCGGCCGGAGCGTCACCGTCGAACCGGAGAGCTGGAACGGGACCATCGCCCCCGGCAAGTCCGTGACCGTCGGCTTCGTCGCGGCCGGGGAAGGTACGGCCGGTGGCCCGGTGAAGTGCCGGATCAACAACGGCAAGTGTTCGCCGGACGACTCCCCCGGCCCGCGGCCCACCACCGGGCCGACCTCCGGCACCACCTCCCGGCCGACGTCCAAGCCGTCGTCGAAGCCGTCGTCGAAGCCGTCGCAACCGCAGCCGACCGCGAGTTCACCGGCGCCGGGCGGCAAGAGCGCCGCCGCCTTCTCGCCGTACGTCGACACCCTCCTCCACCCCGCGTACGACCTCTTGGGCACGGCCAAGAAGACCGGTGTCAAGAACTTCAACCTCGCCTTCATCACCTCCGGCGGCGGTTGCACCCCCAAGTGGGGCGGCGTGAGCGACCTCGGCAGCAACCCCGTGGCCCAGCAGATCGGCCCACTGCGCCAGGCGGGCGGCAATGTGCGGGTCTCGTTCGGCGGCGCCGCCGGCTCCGAACTGGGCCTCGCCTGCTCCTCCGCCGGCGAGCTCGCCGCCGCGTACGGCAAGGTGGTGGACGCGTTCAAGCTCACCAAGGTCGACTTCGACGTGGAAGGGAGCGCACTGCCCGACACGGCCGCCAACACCCGGCGCGCCCAGGCCATCGCTCTGCTCCAGAAGAAGCACCCCGGACTCGATGTGTCCTTCACCCTGCCGGTGATGCCCACGGGCCTCACCCAGGACGGCGTCAACTTGGTGGAGAACGCCAAGAAGAACGGCGTGTCCATCTCCACGGTCAACATCATGGCGATGGATTACGGAGCGTCCTTCGACGGCGACATGGGGCAGTACGCCATCGACGCGGCCACCGCGACACAGGCACAGGTCAAGGGCGTGCTGGGGCTGAGCGACAAGGCAGCGTGGAAGGCGGTGGCGGTCACCCCGATGATCGGTGTCAACGACGTGGCCACCGAGATCTTCAAGGTCGACGACGCGGCTCAGCTGGTGGCGTTCGGCCGGTCCAAGGGGCTCGGCTGGCTGTCGATGTGGTCCGCCACGCGCGACAAGCAGTGCCCGGGCGGTGCACAGAACTCCGCTTCCGCCACCTGCAGTTCGATCCTGCAGGACGAGTTCGCCTTCACGAAGGCCTTGGCCGCCCTCCAGAGCTGA
- a CDS encoding sensor histidine kinase, with protein sequence MRWALVRVSLAVTVMVVLAFAVPLGLVVKELARDRAFADAERQAAQIRPALAITTDREQLERAVASSQAGGDGRLAVHVPGNDGTRQGAGPDARGARGPHEAYDIGRRRADPRDVETARRGRSAVTSVPGGYALLQPTALSTGEFAVVEVYVPHRAVGNGVTTSWVILAGVGLGLIAGSLATADRLGLRLVRPAERLAQAAAELGEGKLGVRVREAGPPELRAAAVAFNSMADKIVQLLSHERELAADLSHRLRTPLTVLRLNAASLGEGPAAEQTRAAVAQLEREVDQLICAAREQGERKERPSLGCDACEVIRDRMDFWSALAEDQGRAVRLAGVDTTVRVPVARPELVAALDAMLGNVFRHTPEGTAFAVDVHRSEDAVIVLVSDAGPGIADPDAALRRGHGDGGPGSTGLGLDIVRRVAESTGGDVRIGRSVLGGTEVRVWLSLGGAGKPRRRERRRRMRSRRPGPDTGRDAAG encoded by the coding sequence GTGAGATGGGCGCTCGTCAGGGTTTCGCTGGCCGTCACGGTGATGGTGGTGCTGGCCTTCGCCGTTCCGCTCGGGCTGGTGGTCAAGGAGCTGGCCCGGGACCGTGCCTTCGCCGACGCGGAACGGCAGGCGGCCCAGATCCGCCCGGCCCTCGCCATCACCACCGACCGCGAGCAGTTGGAGCGGGCGGTCGCCAGCTCGCAGGCCGGTGGGGACGGGCGGCTGGCCGTCCACGTACCGGGCAATGACGGCACGCGGCAGGGGGCGGGCCCCGATGCGCGCGGTGCGCGCGGCCCGCACGAGGCGTACGACATCGGCCGGCGCCGGGCCGACCCGCGGGATGTGGAGACGGCTCGTCGTGGTCGCTCCGCCGTCACCTCCGTGCCCGGCGGTTACGCCCTGCTCCAGCCGACCGCCCTCAGCACCGGTGAGTTCGCGGTGGTCGAGGTGTATGTGCCGCACCGCGCGGTCGGCAACGGGGTCACCACGTCCTGGGTGATTCTCGCCGGTGTGGGCCTCGGGCTGATCGCCGGTTCCCTCGCCACCGCGGACCGTCTCGGGCTGCGCCTGGTGCGTCCGGCGGAGCGGCTCGCGCAGGCCGCCGCCGAGCTCGGGGAGGGGAAGCTGGGCGTACGTGTCCGCGAGGCCGGCCCGCCGGAACTGCGTGCCGCTGCCGTCGCGTTCAACTCCATGGCCGACAAGATCGTGCAGTTGCTCTCCCATGAGCGGGAGCTCGCCGCCGATCTGTCGCACCGGCTGCGTACCCCGCTCACCGTCCTTCGCCTCAACGCGGCGTCGCTCGGCGAAGGCCCCGCCGCCGAGCAGACGCGCGCCGCCGTCGCGCAGTTGGAACGGGAGGTCGACCAGCTGATCTGCGCCGCCCGTGAGCAAGGTGAACGCAAGGAGCGGCCCTCGCTCGGCTGTGACGCCTGCGAAGTGATCCGCGACCGGATGGATTTCTGGTCCGCGCTCGCCGAGGACCAGGGACGTGCGGTCCGCCTCGCGGGTGTCGATACGACCGTACGGGTCCCCGTCGCCCGTCCCGAGCTCGTCGCCGCGCTGGACGCGATGCTCGGCAACGTCTTCCGGCACACGCCCGAGGGCACCGCCTTCGCGGTGGATGTGCACCGCAGTGAGGACGCCGTGATCGTGCTCGTCTCCGACGCGGGCCCGGGCATCGCGGACCCGGACGCCGCGCTGCGTCGCGGCCATGGCGACGGCGGGCCCGGCTCCACGGGCCTCGGCCTGGACATCGTGCGCCGGGTCGCGGAGTCCACAGGTGGTGACGTACGGATCGGGCGGTCGGTGCTCGGCGGTACGGAAGTGCGTGTGTGGCTCTCGCTGGGCGGCGCGGGCAAGCCGCGACGTCGCGAACGGCGCCGCCGGATGCGGTCCCGGCGCCCTGGCCCGGACACCGGCCGCGACGCAGCGGGATGA
- a CDS encoding response regulator transcription factor — protein sequence MARLLVVEDDPFVRSALIRQLTEASHTVRSVGTALEALREVAQVGFDLVILDLGLPDLDGAQVLKMLRGITDVPVIVATARDDEAEIIRLLTDGADDYLVKPFSVAHLTARMAAVLRRAGRGGAVGEAVPSGTLRVGGLSVDPLRRLAELDGRVLDLTRREFDLLAYLAGRPGVVVPRKELLAEVWQQSYGDDQTIDVHLSWLRRKLGETAARPRYLHTVRGVGVKLEPPEGPSMPAEAPLEEA from the coding sequence ATGGCAAGACTGCTCGTAGTCGAGGACGATCCGTTCGTGCGCTCCGCCCTCATCCGGCAGCTGACCGAGGCCTCGCACACGGTGCGCAGCGTCGGGACCGCTCTGGAGGCGTTGCGCGAAGTGGCACAGGTCGGTTTCGACCTGGTCATCCTCGACTTGGGGCTGCCGGATCTCGACGGGGCGCAGGTCTTGAAGATGCTGCGCGGCATCACCGATGTGCCGGTCATCGTGGCCACCGCGCGGGACGACGAAGCGGAGATCATCCGGCTGCTGACCGACGGCGCCGACGACTACCTGGTCAAGCCGTTCTCCGTGGCGCATCTGACCGCGCGCATGGCCGCCGTGCTGCGCCGGGCGGGCAGGGGTGGTGCGGTGGGTGAGGCGGTGCCGTCCGGAACGCTGCGGGTCGGTGGCCTGTCGGTCGATCCGTTACGGCGGCTGGCGGAATTGGACGGCCGGGTACTGGACTTGACCCGGCGTGAGTTCGACCTGCTCGCCTACCTGGCCGGCCGCCCGGGGGTCGTCGTACCGCGCAAGGAGCTCCTCGCCGAGGTCTGGCAGCAGTCCTACGGCGACGATCAGACCATCGATGTGCACTTGTCGTGGTTGCGCCGGAAGCTGGGCGAGACCGCCGCCAGGCCGCGCTATCTGCACACCGTCCGTGGGGTCGGGGTGAAGTTGGAGCCCCCGGAGGGCCCCTCGATGCCTGCGGAGGCTCCCTTGGAGGAGGCGTGA
- a CDS encoding GNAT family N-acetyltransferase: MFAISLGDGAELRPLEPWQAEEFLAHMDRGRAYIGRYVGLPDVTADLDSARNWLQVYADKAAADTGRLYGIRLDGLLVGGVLLRAFDAAAGNCEAGCWLEPAAAGRGLVTRALRVVIDWAIQERGIHRVEWLVCPENTPSINVAKRLGMSLEGVQRENDLYRGVRQDTEIWSVLAPEWRAARDACS; encoded by the coding sequence ATGTTCGCGATATCCCTGGGTGACGGAGCCGAGCTGCGGCCTCTGGAGCCGTGGCAGGCCGAGGAGTTCCTCGCCCACATGGACCGCGGCCGCGCATACATCGGCCGGTACGTCGGTCTCCCCGACGTGACGGCCGACCTCGACTCCGCGCGGAACTGGCTCCAGGTGTACGCCGACAAGGCCGCCGCCGACACCGGCCGGCTGTACGGCATCCGGCTGGACGGGCTCCTCGTCGGCGGTGTCCTCCTCAGGGCCTTCGACGCGGCTGCGGGCAACTGCGAGGCCGGTTGCTGGCTGGAGCCCGCCGCTGCCGGACGCGGTCTCGTCACCCGTGCCCTCCGCGTGGTCATCGACTGGGCGATCCAGGAACGCGGAATCCACCGGGTGGAGTGGCTGGTGTGCCCCGAGAACACACCGAGCATCAACGTCGCCAAGCGGCTCGGCATGAGCCTCGAAGGAGTCCAGCGCGAGAACGACCTCTACCGAGGCGTACGGCAGGACACCGAGATCTGGTCGGTGCTCGCACCCGAGTGGCGTGCCGCGCGCGACGCCTGTTCCTGA
- a CDS encoding AsnC family transcriptional regulator, which produces MDTPGFDLFDRRLAQALMIDGRAAFSRLATVLETTDQTVIRRYRRLHGAGLLRVLGLPVGSRVGLFESRLRIRCVPGAALAIAEALARRPDTGWVKIYSGGTEVGCLVSSRTREDHETLLLQKLPRTQQVTGVSAHNMLHRYTSSPGHWLGPAELSDEQIRALQPPAVSHEDTVRLDDSDHAMLSVLARDGRAGYPELAKATGRSESTVRRRLEYLRGHGALSFDVEILPVHLGYQTEAALALTVPPSDLAEVGRALADHPQVPFVAATTGTTNLAATVLCRDQHALYTYMTEGIGTLTSVHQLEVVPVLRHVKRAGLLSDGNRLSDPPR; this is translated from the coding sequence ATGGATACTCCTGGCTTTGACCTCTTCGATCGCCGTCTCGCGCAGGCCCTGATGATCGACGGCCGGGCCGCGTTCAGCCGCCTCGCCACCGTCCTGGAGACCACGGATCAGACGGTGATCCGCCGTTACCGCCGGCTCCACGGGGCGGGACTGCTCCGCGTGCTCGGCCTGCCCGTCGGCAGCCGCGTCGGGCTGTTCGAATCGAGGCTGCGCATCCGGTGCGTCCCCGGAGCCGCCCTGGCCATCGCCGAGGCGCTGGCCCGCCGCCCCGACACCGGCTGGGTCAAGATCTACTCGGGTGGCACCGAGGTCGGCTGCCTGGTCAGCTCACGCACCCGGGAGGACCACGAGACCCTGCTCCTCCAGAAATTGCCTCGTACCCAGCAGGTCACAGGCGTCTCGGCCCACAACATGCTGCACCGGTACACCAGCAGCCCCGGCCACTGGCTGGGGCCGGCCGAGCTGAGCGACGAGCAGATCAGGGCTCTGCAGCCCCCCGCGGTGAGCCACGAGGACACCGTTCGTCTCGACGACTCGGATCACGCGATGTTGTCCGTACTGGCGCGGGACGGCAGGGCGGGCTACCCCGAGCTCGCGAAGGCGACCGGCCGTTCGGAGTCCACGGTCCGCCGCCGTCTGGAGTACCTGCGCGGTCACGGCGCCCTCTCCTTCGACGTGGAAATACTCCCCGTCCACTTGGGCTACCAGACGGAGGCCGCCCTCGCCCTGACGGTGCCGCCCAGCGACCTGGCCGAGGTGGGCCGTGCGCTGGCCGATCACCCCCAAGTGCCCTTCGTGGCGGCGACGACCGGTACCACCAACCTCGCCGCCACGGTGCTCTGCAGGGACCAGCACGCCTTGTACACCTACATGACGGAGGGAATCGGGACGCTCACGTCCGTTCACCAACTGGAGGTCGTCCCGGTGCTCCGTCACGTCAAACGGGCCGGCTTGCTCAGCGACGGCAACCGGCTGTCCGACCCACCGCGCTGA
- a CDS encoding MFS transporter, with the protein MRKWLPLVAVCLGTFMLLVDVTIVVVALPDMAESLHTSFADLQWVMDVYALALAALLLGVGSLADRIGHRHVYVGGLALFALASLACGLATGPQALIAFRAVQGIGGAAMLATTTALIGSIYHGRDRGVAFGAWGAVSGAASAAGPVLGGVLTQHLDWRWIFFVNLPISVLAIAMTLRFVAATPTRGSRGVDLPGMATFTLAAGSATYALIKGSEHGWTSATTLGLFGLAAVALLAFLVIETRRRQPLLDLTLFRQGSFSGLMIAAVLLSVAAFSYLAYTSLWLQSVRGMGPVAAGLTCLPMSAAAFLVASLSGRFLHGASARWMIGVGLLLIGGGAFLQATIDAESSWTVLVPGLAVTGIGVGLATPMLASAALASVGPERGGMASGAVNTARQLGNALGIAVLGVVFHAGLTGSLRDHGPDSVPDPAATADALAGGQAGAVVAHAGSPQQRAAAGHLVHEAFAAGLHRTFLVSGALGLLGGIVALVLIRRPRTLTATAPRRDDVNATDARAAASLPQPPAMSASATGDGSL; encoded by the coding sequence ATGCGTAAGTGGCTGCCGCTCGTAGCGGTGTGCCTGGGGACGTTCATGCTGCTCGTGGACGTCACGATCGTCGTGGTGGCGCTGCCCGACATGGCCGAGAGCCTGCACACCTCCTTCGCGGACCTGCAGTGGGTGATGGACGTCTACGCCCTGGCGCTCGCCGCGCTGCTCCTGGGCGTCGGCTCCCTCGCCGACAGGATCGGCCACCGCCACGTGTACGTGGGCGGCCTGGCGCTGTTCGCGCTCGCCTCGCTGGCGTGCGGGCTGGCGACGGGCCCGCAGGCCCTGATCGCCTTTCGCGCCGTGCAGGGAATCGGCGGGGCGGCGATGCTGGCCACCACGACGGCGCTGATCGGCAGCATCTACCACGGCAGGGACCGCGGGGTGGCGTTCGGCGCCTGGGGAGCGGTCAGCGGCGCGGCCTCCGCCGCCGGACCGGTCCTGGGCGGTGTGCTGACCCAGCACCTGGACTGGCGCTGGATCTTCTTCGTGAACCTGCCCATCAGCGTGCTCGCCATCGCGATGACCCTGCGCTTCGTCGCCGCGACACCCACCCGGGGATCGCGGGGCGTGGATCTGCCCGGCATGGCGACCTTCACTCTCGCCGCCGGATCCGCCACCTACGCGCTGATCAAGGGCAGCGAGCACGGCTGGACGTCGGCCACCACGCTGGGGCTCTTCGGGCTCGCGGCGGTGGCGCTGCTCGCCTTCCTCGTGATCGAGACGCGCCGCCGGCAGCCGCTGCTGGACCTCACGCTCTTCCGCCAGGGATCGTTCTCGGGGCTCATGATCGCCGCGGTGCTGTTGTCCGTGGCCGCGTTCTCCTACCTGGCCTACACCTCGCTGTGGCTCCAGTCCGTACGCGGCATGGGGCCGGTGGCGGCCGGTCTCACCTGCCTGCCCATGAGTGCGGCCGCGTTCCTCGTCGCGTCGTTGTCCGGGCGCTTCCTGCACGGCGCCTCGGCGCGCTGGATGATCGGGGTGGGACTGCTGCTGATCGGTGGCGGCGCGTTCCTCCAGGCAACGATCGACGCGGAGTCGAGCTGGACCGTTCTGGTCCCCGGCCTCGCGGTGACGGGTATCGGCGTCGGGCTCGCCACTCCCATGCTGGCGTCCGCGGCGTTGGCGTCCGTCGGGCCCGAACGCGGTGGAATGGCCAGCGGTGCCGTGAACACCGCACGTCAGCTGGGGAACGCCCTGGGCATCGCCGTTCTGGGTGTGGTCTTCCACGCCGGGCTGACCGGCTCGCTCCGGGACCACGGACCGGACTCCGTGCCCGACCCGGCCGCGACAGCCGACGCGCTGGCAGGAGGCCAGGCGGGAGCCGTGGTCGCGCACGCGGGCTCACCACAGCAGCGGGCCGCAGCCGGTCACCTGGTGCACGAGGCCTTCGCCGCCGGTCTGCACCGGACCTTCCTGGTCTCGGGCGCCCTGGGGCTGCTCGGTGGCATCGTCGCCCTGGTGCTCATCCGGCGCCCCAGGACGCTCACGGCGACGGCACCTCGTCGCGACGACGTGAACGCCACCGACGCGCGCGCCGCGGCCTCCTTGCCGCAGCCCCCGGCGATGTCGGCGAGTGCGACGGGAGACGGCAGCCTGTAG
- a CDS encoding PP2C family protein-serine/threonine phosphatase: MRAPSSGRTAVKRWCLRHVRWLPVLLLVGGALLDYHTSPHFSAEAFYSAAPMAAAALLSLRATVLTGVAACATDAALLTHFGFIGGSGGRSELAAVATVSALAVVVNRLMYVSDVRLQSARTIALAVQRAVLPQPPDSIGPLRIAVRYQSAVKDAQIGGDLYGVQDTPYGVRCLVGDVRGKGMEAVKAVDVALGVFREAAEEEPTLVEVGARLERGLLREARRRAGLELTEGFVTGVLAEIPHSGDELRLVNRGHPAPLLLHGGRVRSAEPSEPALPLGLAELGPGEGRTDTVPFPPGTTLLLYTDGLTEARDRTGAFYDPVAGLAGRVFTGPDALLDAVLTDVSRHTGGCISDDMALLAVTHGQDGD, encoded by the coding sequence GTGAGGGCACCGAGCTCGGGGCGCACCGCGGTGAAGCGCTGGTGCCTGCGCCACGTCCGGTGGCTGCCTGTGCTCCTGCTGGTCGGGGGCGCCCTCCTCGACTACCACACGTCCCCGCATTTCAGCGCCGAGGCCTTCTATTCGGCCGCACCGATGGCGGCCGCCGCACTGCTGTCGTTGCGCGCGACGGTCCTGACGGGTGTCGCCGCGTGCGCCACCGACGCCGCGCTGCTGACGCACTTCGGCTTCATCGGAGGTTCGGGCGGGCGGAGCGAGCTGGCGGCCGTCGCGACCGTCTCGGCCCTCGCCGTCGTCGTCAACCGGCTCATGTACGTCAGCGATGTGCGGTTGCAGTCCGCGCGGACCATCGCTCTCGCCGTGCAGCGCGCCGTGTTGCCGCAGCCTCCGGACTCGATCGGTCCCCTGCGGATCGCCGTGCGCTACCAGTCGGCCGTGAAGGACGCACAGATCGGTGGTGACCTCTACGGCGTGCAGGACACGCCGTACGGTGTGCGCTGCCTGGTCGGCGACGTCCGGGGCAAGGGCATGGAGGCGGTCAAAGCGGTGGACGTGGCGCTGGGGGTGTTCCGGGAGGCCGCCGAGGAGGAGCCCACACTGGTCGAGGTCGGGGCCAGGCTGGAGCGGGGGCTTTTGCGGGAGGCACGGAGGAGGGCGGGGCTCGAGCTGACCGAGGGGTTCGTCACCGGCGTGCTGGCCGAGATCCCGCACTCCGGCGATGAGCTGCGGCTCGTCAACCGTGGCCATCCGGCACCTCTGCTCCTCCACGGTGGCCGGGTGCGCAGCGCGGAGCCCTCCGAGCCGGCCCTCCCCTTGGGGCTGGCGGAGCTGGGCCCCGGCGAGGGCCGGACCGACACGGTGCCGTTCCCTCCGGGGACGACTCTCCTGTTGTACACCGATGGCCTCACCGAAGCGCGGGACCGGACGGGGGCCTTCTACGACCCCGTCGCCGGGCTCGCCGGGCGTGTCTTCACCGGGCCGGACGCGCTGCTCGACGCCGTCCTCACGGACGTGAGCCGTCACACCGGTGGGTGCATCTCCGACGACATGGCACTCCTCGCCGTCACCCACGGCCAGGACGGCGACTAG